One part of the Canis lupus dingo isolate Sandy chromosome 14, ASM325472v2, whole genome shotgun sequence genome encodes these proteins:
- the LOC112665333 gene encoding olfactory receptor 2T33-like, with the protein MENANDTTEINFILLGLFKHTPIHLFLFSMVLMFFLTSLMGNALMIMLIYEDPRLHTPMFFLLSQLSVMDMMLVSTIVPKMAANYLMGTGSISPAGCGAQIFLFLTLGGGECFLLAAMAYDRYVAICHPLRYHILMNQKLCLHMTAGSWILGGVDGLMQAGVTLSFAYCHSREINHFFCEAPTLVRLACADTMFFELFMYVCCVLMLLIPLSLILASYSLILAAVLRMQSTAAQKKAFATCSSHLAVVGLFYGAIIFIYMRPKSYHSVAYDKVISAFYTIFTPVLNPLIYSVRNKEVKGALRKWLEKHFLGQLQ; encoded by the coding sequence ATGGAAAATGCAAATGACACTACTGAGATAAACTTTATTCTTCTAGGGCTCTTTAAACACACTCCAATCCATTTGTTCCTCTTTTCCATGGTGCTCATGTTCTTCCTCACCTCTCTGATGGGCAATGCCCTCATGATCATGCTCATCTATGAGGACCCCCGGCTGCACACGCCCATGTTCTTCTTGCTCAGCCAGCTTTCTGTCATGGACATGATGCTGGTCTCCACCATAGTCCCCAAAATGGCAGCCAACTACCTGATGGGCACCGGGTCCATCTCTCCTGCTGGCTGTGGAGCCCAGATCTTCCTGTTTCTCACACTGGGAGGGGGTGAGTGCTTTCTCTTAGCAGCCATGGCCTATGATCGCTATGTGGCCATATGTCATCCCCTGCGCTACCACATCCTCATGAATCAGAAGCTCTGCTTGCACATGACCGCAGGTTCCTGGATTCTGGGAGGAGTAGATGGACTGATGCAGGCTGGTGTCACTCTGAGCTTCGCTTACTGCCATTCTCGGGAAATAAACCACTTCTTTTGTGAGGCACCCACACTTGTGCGCCTTGCCTGTGCTGACACTATGTTTTTTGAGTTGTTCATGTATGTATGCTGTGTTCTGATGCTCTTGATCCCACTGTCTCTTATTCTGGCCTCCTACAGTCTCATCCTTGCTGCTGTACTCCGCATGCAGTCCACAGCAGCCCAAAAGAAAGCCTTTGCCACTTGCTCCTCTCACCTGGCTGTTGTGGGGCTTTTCTATGGTGCCATAATATTCATCTACATGCGGCCCAAATCCTACCATTCAGTGGCCTATGACAAGGTGATCTCTGCTTTTTATACCATCTTCACACCTGTGTTGAATCCCCTTATATACAGTGTGAGGAATAAAGAAGTCAAGGGGGCTTTGAGAAAGTGGCTGGAGAAACATTTTCTGGGACAACTACAGTGA